The DNA window GCGGGCGTCCCGACATAGCCGAAGAAGCCGTCGGTGGCGCAGACCAGGACGCACGGCAAGGGCAGTCGCAGCGTGTGCGAGTCGATGACGAACTCCTGGCCGGCGCAGATCAGGTTGGTCATCGGCGGGTCCTGCGTCAATTGCCGCAGGCAGTCCGTCTCCTCCGTGTGGTCCCGGGTCAACGCCTGCAAGCCGCTTTCACGGCTCAGCGCGTACACCCGCGAGTCGCCGGCCCAGAGCGCCCGGCACTCGGCCGCCTCCCCGTCCAGCCGGTAGCGCAGTACGGCCATGGTGGTCGGGAGCCACTTCCGCATCCGGCTGACGATCTTGCTGGGAGGCGGCGCCGGCACGCTGGACAACAGCTCCGCCAGGTGCCCGCGCAGCGACTCCGGCGTGCCCCCGGGATCAGGGTCCGGGCCCTGGCTGCGGAACCATGCCTCGACACCGGCCCTGACGAGCCGGGCCCCGATCCAGGCCCCGCTCCTGCGCGTACCGTCGGACAGCTCACAGGAGGCCCCCGCCCCGGCGCCGCCCAGCCCGTCGAAGACGCCCAGGATCCCCTCCCCGTCCGGCATCCGGTGCGTGAACAGCGGCTCGGCGTCCTCTCCTCGCCCTTCGCACCGCTCGGTCCAGACGCCGATGGCCAGCACCCGTGGGGCCATGTAGTGCCACACGACGCCCGTTCCGGACGGGTCGGGGAGGCCGGCCCCGCATACCTTCACCTCCGTCACCTGCTGGGTCACCCGTCCGCGTCGTCGATCTTCGTCAGCTTGAGCCCGCGGACGCGGCTGGGGCGGTGGGAGCCGTTCTCGGCCGTGCCGTGTTCTTCCATGACGGCGTCGCTCGGCGTCTCATGGCCGGCCCCCGTGGCTGAGCCGGCGTAGAGGGAACCGCGCAGCCTCCCCGAGCGGATTCCCCCGAACGGCGCCGAGGACCCGCCGGTGACCCGGTCCCGCAGCGCCCGCTCGGCCTGGACGACCTCCCACGGCTCCAGCTCCGTGCCCGCCTCCGAAATGACCTTGTTCCATGCGGTCAGCAGTTCCTGGTGCTCTTCCCGTTCGGCGCCGGCGATCAGTTCGTACGCCGCACGAGGCCCCTCGCGTTCCATGATCTCGGCGACCAGCCCTTCGGCTCCGTCTCTGCGAAGCATGCGCAGGTGCCGCTCCCTGCGCATCTCCATGAGCCGGGTCTCGCGTTCTATCTCGCGGTATGCCCGGCCGCTGGCCAGGATCTCGCCGTTGTCGACCACGAGCTCAACGGTGATGTTGCGGAGGCGGAGAGCGGCATCGCCGCTGAAGCCCCGGATCGACTCGGTCAGCGCGTCCTCGGCCCGATGCAGCTCGCCGATGTCGTAGTTGCGCGAGACCCTGCGCAACATGCTCTGTATGGGCAGGTACAGGGCGCCGCTGACGTCCGTGATGCCGCGCGAGACTATTTCGTCGGGTTCCGCCACCCGGCAGTTCAGCCGGACCAGACTCGGAAATCCGAAGGCGGGGTCGCTGCTGAGCAACGGTATGTGCAGGACCAGCCGGTGCTCGCGCAGATCGACGAGGTAGGTGTGCCGATAGGTGCCGTACCAGGCGTCCGGGATGGACTCGCCGTGCCGGATCGTCAGCAGATCACCCTTGCGCGGCACCAGTACCAGGGCCGTCCCCGGAGCCGGCGGACGCAGGGGTTTGCGCGGCAGCACGAGCGGCAGACCGGAGCTCTTCAGAATCGGGTTGTAGGTGAACGCCTCCATGATCAGGTCCTTCCTGTCGCGTATGCGGATCGTTGATCGAGCGCGGCGCGGATCTGCGCGGCGGGATGGTCGCGGCGGCCTGCCGCCCGAGCCCAGTCGTCGAGGTGGTACAGCAGCCGTTCCCGATGCCTGCCTGAACGCTTCGCCACCGCCAGCGCGAGCAGCCGTACGTTGCGATAGGCCGTCCGGTCCCGGCCGGCATGTTCGTCCAGGTAGTCGCGCAGAGTCTCCAGCGCCTGGTCCTGCACTTGCCGGCGGGACAGCGCACGAGCCCAGAGCTCGGTCAGCGGAACCAGGTTCCCCTCGGCTCCGGCCAGCAGCAGCGGGCACGTGGAGGGGCGGTGTTCAGGCCCCGCCAGCGCGGCCGTCGTCTCGCCCGCGGGCAGTCCGGCCACGAAGACGAAGGCCGACAGCGCCTTCGCGACCGCGGTCGAGTTGTCCTGTGGCTGTGACCAGTCCAGGAGCGCCGAGAGCACGTCGCTCACGCAGCCGTGCTCGATCAGGCGGAACAGGCTCAGACCGACCGGCAGCAGCGTGCCCCAATCTTTCTCCTCACGGTTCAGCAGCACGCGCAGCGCGCGGGTGGCGCGGTCCGGACGGGAGGCACCCAGCCTGCTGCCCAACGTCACGGCGGCCGTCAGCCCTCGCCGTCGTTGACCGGGGGTGTCCGCCTCCGCCACCCAGTCCTCCAGCAGGTTCCAGACGGCCTCGGTGAGATCGGGATGACCGCCGACGACGTCGAGTGCGGTGGCCGCGCTCTGGCGCAGCACGAGCGAGTTGCTCTCGGCCCATTGCCGGAGGTAGCGATGGAGGGCGTGGTCGTAGTCGCTCCAGCCCAGGACACCGGCGGCCACGGCGGCCCGCGCTCGCACGTCGATGTCGGGATGGGTGACCAGCTGCCGGATCCAGGCGAGCAGTGCGGAGCGCCGGCCGTCGAGAGAGGTCCAGGCGTAACCCAGCACCGCCTGCCTCACCAGCGGATTGCGATAGCGGACCCGTGGCGCCACGTCGCCGGGAACGGCTCCGGAGCCCAGCGAGACCTGGAGCCACGGATGGTCCGACTCCAGGCGCTCCCGGAACCGCAGGTCGACCGGAGCTTCGGTGGGCGGGGTCAGCTGCTTGTAGAGGGCGGTGGCGGCGTCGGAGACCGTGAGGTAGGTGGCGTCGTCGAGCACTGCCGCGGCCAGCGCGAAGCTCGTGCTCTCCGGCTCCCGGCAACGGCTGAACCACGCGTGGACCTGGGCGGTGGGATCGCGCAGGTCCCTGACGGCGGTCACCAGGTCCTTGCCCTCCCGGATCACGGCAGCCAGGCGAACGGCCGTTCGCGGCCTGGGATCCTCTCGCAGGAGTTCCAGCGCGCCCGCGTCGCTGAGCCGGCGCCGCAGTTCCGCCGCCTCCTCGGGCGTGGGCTCGCGCTCGCGGAGGTGCCGCTCGATGAGGCTTATGGGGTCGAGCCGGCCGAGCGTGGTGATGACCTGACCGGAACGCCCGGCCTGGACCAGCGCGCCCTTGGGCGGGCCTGTCACCAGGACGAGGTAGCTTGTCCTCTCCTTGAGCCGGTCCGTCATGTCATCGATCCACTGCTCGTCGATGAGCCCGGGATCCAGCCCGGTGACGGCGCCGTCGAGGACGAGAAGGTAGCCGGCGTTCGACTCGGGCGGCGTCCACTGCGCCTCCCTCAGGACGGACGCGTCCACCACCATGTGACATCCGCCGTCCGGATGCCGCTCCATCGCTCTGACCAGTAGGTTCATCCCCGTGGTGCGACGCCCGCCAGGAGGGAGGGCCAGGATCAGCAGCCGGTGCTCGACGAGGACGCGCAGCGCCTCGTCGAAGCGGGGTGGAGGGAAGTGGCCCTTGGTCCACCGTGCCAGCCCTCTGGGGCTGATCTTCGTCGTGACACGTCCGGCGCGCTGTCCGCCCCCGCCGAGGGACATCCCGCCGGCCACGTCCACGCGTCCGTTGAACAGGGCCACCGTGTTGATCCGCATGCCCAGCGGGTCACCGTTCAGCCGTTCCATGACGCGGGCCGCGATGGCGGCCGCCTGTGCCGCCTCCGCGCGCTCCGCCTCGTCCTCACCCCCGTGACGCAGTGCGTGAAGCGCGTCCTCCGCGCTCAGCGGCGTGGTGTCATCCCTGTTCTGGTGGTCCGGCTGAGGTTGCTGGTCGGCGGCGCTTCCCGCCTCCTCGCCGGAACCGTCCTCCTTGGCCGGGGGATCGTCCGTCTTCTGGCTCATGTGGTGCAGACCTCCGCTTCTGTCAGGAGATGGTGAAATCGCCCGAGACGTGCACGGGCGCGTGGTAGACGACTGCGTTCTTGACGGTGTCGGCGACTATCGATGGGGGATTTGCCCTCGCCCCTTTCTCCTGCTCGACCAGGCGCCCCACGTCGTCCAGGAACGTCTGGTCGCGGACGAGGTGGGCGACCAGCACCCGTTCCAGGACCGTGACGGCCGCACCGTCCACCGGATCGGCTTCGACCCGGGCCAGCGCGTTCGTCGCGTCCGGATCGTCCGCGAAGCGGGTCCGGACGAGTTCCAGCAGTTCGGCGGGGTGCCGGGTCCAGGAGACGCCGGTCTGCGCGCCGCCCTTTCCGACGCCGCCCTTTCCGACAGCGTCCGTGACGAGGCGGACAGCGTTCTTTCCGATCTCACTCGCTGATCGCACGTTCACTCCAGAGGGATCGAGGGTGTAGGCGCCGGAGGGCGGATCGAGGACAGGGTCCTGACGCAGGATCAACTGCTGAAGCTCCTCGACCCGCGAGCCGGGATCGTTGCCGAGCTCGTCGCGGAGTCTGCCCCGCAGGTCCTTGTATGCGGCGAGAGCATCGGCCACCCGGCCGGCGCGGTGATGTGCCAGCATCAGCAGCCTCGTCGCCTCCTCGTCCAGGGGCCAGGCCCGGACGAGGTCCTGCAGCTCAGGCACGAGCGGAGCGTGCCGGCCGAGCCGCAACTCGGCCTCCAGGCAGGCGAGAACCGCGGCACGGTGCTCCTCCAGCAGCCGGACCCGCGCTCCCGCGGCCCCAGGTCCCGGCAGTCCGAGGAGCGGCTCACCCGGGAGCAGTCCATCGGAGCCCCACTGCCGCAGAGCGCTCCGCAGCAGCCGCGTGGCCTCCTCGTCGTCCTGTCCCAGCAGCGGCCGGGCCGCCTTGACGAGGTCGCGGAAGCGGTGTGCGTCGACCTGGTCCCGCTCGGCCACGACCCGGTAGCCGTTGTCG is part of the Nonomuraea coxensis DSM 45129 genome and encodes:
- a CDS encoding serine/threonine protein phosphatase yields the protein MKVCGAGLPDPSGTGVVWHYMAPRVLAIGVWTERCEGRGEDAEPLFTHRMPDGEGILGVFDGLGGAGAGASCELSDGTRRSGAWIGARLVRAGVEAWFRSQGPDPDPGGTPESLRGHLAELLSSVPAPPPSKIVSRMRKWLPTTMAVLRYRLDGEAAECRALWAGDSRVYALSRESGLQALTRDHTEETDCLRQLTQDPPMTNLICAGQEFVIDSHTLRLPLPCVLVCATDGFFGYVGTPAHFECHLLSTLQEARDEQEWAELLARLVSSYTGDDASLSLAALGFADFAQLRSGFIRRAREAEARYRPADLPAEDLTASEWRLRAWDEYRPAYERLMPPARPAKEPA
- a CDS encoding AfsR/SARP family transcriptional regulator; this translates as MRFQLLNGIQAHRGDRLVPLGDRQQRLLLALLLLAEGQLVTIEQLIEKVWGEPGIRSARRVLSHYASDLRARLGRTASGSPVVPVYDNGYRVVAERDQVDAHRFRDLVKAARPLLGQDDEEATRLLRSALRQWGSDGLLPGEPLLGLPGPGAAGARVRLLEEHRAAVLACLEAELRLGRHAPLVPELQDLVRAWPLDEEATRLLMLAHHRAGRVADALAAYKDLRGRLRDELGNDPGSRVEELQQLILRQDPVLDPPSGAYTLDPSGVNVRSASEIGKNAVRLVTDAVGKGGVGKGGAQTGVSWTRHPAELLELVRTRFADDPDATNALARVEADPVDGAAVTVLERVLVAHLVRDQTFLDDVGRLVEQEKGARANPPSIVADTVKNAVVYHAPVHVSGDFTIS